One part of the Haliotis asinina isolate JCU_RB_2024 chromosome 2, JCU_Hal_asi_v2, whole genome shotgun sequence genome encodes these proteins:
- the LOC137272640 gene encoding uncharacterized protein, translating to MIKRHTSSFRVMLVTTFGITLFVMGYISSHFKPIRNLEITLDSKNTAFHPPSPTRVDNYVSRCPSVLQNMTQGHWRTKKLTQAQAKHSEWFYHMALNHKGVPKSLQRPDNRCGNVGYTNVTTFLRAICSPTGPTPCCYNFKCVKKTEAQCRCKNCWDIRQQIHAEYSTWTPSDPRCRPQQYNANQACHLLDGGTIRFIGDSLIRHIYTGFLMTVRGNFKDGGVRPTESKIWKSKCSGMNMYEERNCRRRLDANPTNICRGRVKISWKKHYVSRRWTELIHDVTEGLADRRTLFVVGIGIHENYNSSNVQMRYLKPTLDRLRKIGILWPKVLFVDMNAPGIMKRSDTQSKPHVLRFNRDMEKFLKEYEIPVLKTFNMTEGVRSFDGTHYALGVNVLKANVILNYIQELSDAGVW from the exons ATGATCAAACGACACACTTCTTCATTCCGTGTCATGCTAGTGACAACATTTGGCATAACTTTGTTTGTAATGGGATATATCAGCTCTCATTTCAAACCCATCAGAAACTTGGAGATAACTCTGGACTCCAAAAATACAGCATTTCACCCCCCTTCTCCAACAAGAGTTGACAATTATGTATCTAGGTGTCCAAGCGTTCTGCAAAACATGACCCAGGGTCATTGGAGAACAAAAAAGCTTACACAGGCTCAAGCGAAACAttccgaatggttttatcacatgGCCTTGAACCACAAAGGAGTACCCAAATCCCTCCAGAGACCTGACAATCGATGCGGCAACGTAGGCTACACAAACGTGACGACTTTCCTTCGAGCGATTTGCAGTCCCACAGGGCCGACCCCTTGCTGCTACAACTTCAAGTGTGTGAAAAAGACAGAAGCCCAATGTCGGTGTAAAAATTGTTGGGATATCCGACAGCAGATTCATGCAGAATATTCCACCTGGACCCCCTCCGATCCCCGATGTCGGCCACAACAATATAATGCCAATCAGGCCTGCCACTTGTTGGACGGAGGAACCATCCGCTTCATTGGAGATTCCCTCATACGGCACATTTACACAGGCTTTCTGATGACTGTTCGAGGAAACTTCAAAGATGGCGGCGTTAGACCAACAGAATCCAAAA TTTGGAAATCTAAATGCTCGGGGATGAACATGTACGAGGAAAGAAACTGCAGAAGACGACTGGATGCAAACCCAACGAATATATGCAGAGGCAGGGTGAAGATCAGCTGGAAGAAACACTACGTCAGTAGACGCTGGACAGAACTGATCCATGACGTCACAGAAGGCTTAGCTGACCGGAGGACCTTGTTCGTAGTTGGTATAggtattcatgaaaattataactCGAGTAACGTTCAGATGCGATATCTAAAGCCCACTCTGGACAGGTTACGAAAGATTGGCATTCTCTGGCCAAAGGTATTATTTGTTGACATGAATGCTCCAGGAATTATGAAACGTTCAGATACCCAGTCCAAACCACACGTCCTTCGATTTAATCGAGACATGGAGAAGTTTCTCAAGGAGTATGAGATACCTGTTTTAAAGACATTTAACATGACGGAGGGCGTGCGAAGCTTTGATGGGACACATTATGCGTTGGGAGTGAATGTCTTGAAGGCCAACGTTATTCTTAACTATATACAGGAGCTCAGTGATGCTGGTGTTTGGTAG
- the LOC137273893 gene encoding uncharacterized protein produces MTTRYAASFRGMLVTVFGVILFVMGYISSHFQPIKDLEVALDSKNTEYQHPDPIRVDNYESRCPSVLQNMTQGHWRTRKLTQAQKGQSESFYYMALNHKGVPKSLQRPDNRCGNVGYTNVTTFLRAICSPTGRTPCCYNFKCVKKTEAQCRCKNCWDIRQQIHAEYSTWTPSDPRCRPQQYSANQACHLLDGGTIRFIGDSLVRHIYTGFLMTVRGNFKDGGVKPTESKILKSKCSGMNMYEEKYCRKRLDANPTNICRGRVKISWKKHYVSRRWTELIHDVTEGLADRRTLFVVGIGIHENYNSSNVQMRYLKPTLDRLRKIGILWPKVLFVDMNAPGIMKRSDTQSKPHVLRFNRDMEKFLKEYEIPVLKTFNMTEGVRSFDGTHYALGVNVVKANILLNYIQELSDTGVW; encoded by the exons ATGACAACAAGATACGCTGCCTCATTCAGAGGCATGCTTGTCACTGTATTTGGCGTGATTCTGTTTGTAATGGGTTATATCAGCTCACACTTTCAGCCAATCAAAGATTTAGAGGTAGCATTGGACTCCAAAAATACAGAATATCAGCACCCTGATCCCATAAGAGTTGACAATTATGAATCCAGATGTCCAAGCGTTCTGCAAAACATGACCCAGGGTCACTGGAGGACGAGAAAGCTTACCCAGGCTCAAAAAGGACAGTCAGAATCCTTTTATTACATGGCCTTGAACCACAAAGGAGTACCCAAATCCCTCCAGAGGCCTGACAATCGATGCGGCAACGTAGGCTACACAAACGTGACGACTTTCCTTCGAGCGATTTGCAGTCCCACAGGGCGGACCCCTTGCTGCTACAACTTCAAGTGTGTGAAAAAGACAGAAGCCCAATGTCGGTGTAAAAATTGTTGGGATATCCGTCAGCAGATTCATGCAGAATATTCCACCTGGACCCCCTCCGATCCCCGATGTCGGCCACAACAATATAGTGCCAATCAAGCCTGCCACTTGCTGGATGGCGGAACCATCCGCTTCATTGGAGATTCCCTCGTGCGGCACATTTACACAGGCTTTCTGATGACTGTTCGAGGAAACTTCAAAGATGGCGGTGTTAAACCAACAGAATCCAAAA TATTGAAATCTAAATGCTCGGGGATGAACATGTACGAGGAAAAATACTGCAGAAAACGACTGGATGCAAATCCAACGAATATATGCAGAGGCAGGGTGAAGATCAGCTGGAAGAAACACTACGTCAGTAGACGCTGGACAGAACTGATCCATGACGTCACAGAAGGCTTAGCTGACCGGAGGACCTTGTTCGTAGTTGGTATAggtattcatgaaaattataactCGAGTAACGTTCAGATGCGATATCTAAAGCCAACTCTGGACAGGTTACGAAAGATTGGCATTCTCTGGCCAAAGGTATTATTTGTTGACATGAATGCTCCAGGAATTATGAAACGTTCAGATACCCAGTCCAAACCACACGTCCTTCGATTTAATCGAGACATGGAGAAGTTTCTCAAGGAGTATGAGATACCTGTTTTAAAGACATTTAACATGACGGAGGGCGTGCGAAGCTTTGATGGGACACATTATGCGTTGGGAGTGAATGTCGTGAAGGCCAACATTCTCTTGAACTATATACAGGAGCTCAGTGATACTGGTGTTTGGTAG